One Streptomyces sp. NBC_01237 genomic region harbors:
- a CDS encoding acyl-CoA carboxylase epsilon subunit, producing the protein MSGQPLGAPPHEVLRVEKGAPNAEELAALTAVLLARAEAACGGGPAGAAHTTRPGGGARWRRPERALPFADPRTWRGATD; encoded by the coding sequence ATGAGTGGACAGCCCTTGGGTGCCCCGCCGCACGAGGTGCTGCGGGTGGAGAAAGGCGCCCCGAACGCGGAGGAACTGGCCGCGCTCACCGCCGTACTGCTCGCCCGCGCGGAGGCGGCCTGCGGCGGCGGACCGGCCGGCGCCGCGCACACCACCCGTCCGGGGGGCGGTGCCCGGTGGCGCAGGCCGGAGCGGGCCCTGCCCTTCGCCGACCCGCGGACCTGGCGCGGCGCCACCGACTGA
- a CDS encoding SDR family oxidoreductase: MTATGARVALVTGANKGIGRAVARRLGELGMCVYLGARDEERGRTAERELRADGLDIRFVRLDVTDESSVALAAKRIGAESDHLDVLVNNAGTGGPVGAPSETPLAEVRRTYETNVFGVITVTNAMIPLLRRSTAARIVNVSSLLGSLTHAARRQDPSGVFPEGVFPAVLDYNTSKAALNALTVTYANELREEGILVNAVSPGFVATDINGHRGDLTPEQGARIPVRLATLGADGPTASFVGEDGTPTGQELAW; encoded by the coding sequence ATGACCGCCACCGGTGCGCGGGTGGCGCTGGTCACCGGCGCGAACAAGGGCATCGGACGCGCCGTGGCCCGTCGGCTCGGCGAGCTGGGCATGTGCGTCTACCTGGGCGCCCGCGACGAGGAGCGCGGGCGCACCGCCGAACGCGAGCTGCGCGCGGACGGCCTCGACATCCGCTTCGTACGTCTCGATGTGACGGACGAGTCCTCCGTGGCGCTCGCCGCCAAGCGCATCGGGGCCGAGTCGGACCACCTGGACGTCCTGGTGAACAACGCGGGCACCGGCGGTCCGGTGGGCGCCCCCAGCGAGACTCCGCTCGCCGAGGTCCGCAGGACCTACGAGACCAATGTCTTCGGTGTCATCACCGTGACCAACGCGATGATTCCGCTGCTGCGCCGCTCCACGGCCGCACGCATCGTGAACGTCAGCAGCCTGCTCGGATCCCTGACCCACGCGGCGCGACGGCAGGACCCCTCCGGCGTCTTCCCGGAGGGTGTCTTCCCGGCGGTGCTGGACTACAACACCTCCAAGGCCGCGCTGAACGCCCTCACCGTCACGTACGCCAATGAGCTGCGGGAGGAGGGGATATTGGTCAACGCGGTCTCGCCCGGGTTCGTGGCGACCGACATCAACGGCCACCGCGGAGACCTCACACCGGAACAGGGCGCGCGGATCCCCGTACGGCTGGCCACCCTCGGCGCGGACGGCCCGACGGCCTCCTTCGTCGGCGAGGACGGTACCCCCACCGGTCAGGAACTGGCCTGGTGA